From Paenibacillus graminis, a single genomic window includes:
- a CDS encoding carbohydrate-binding protein, with protein sequence MKAIKKLFAGLMMFTLIFGVSFMGSAFASGDEVKLIDSDVSIMYKNGYVGFSGNIDVANLGPVKNVTVHYTTDNTNWFDTTASYVGPTDANREKWHFGISRTGSSTDHLELKDLKFIKFAIKYEVNNQIYWDNNGGANYYNEVNSSYPVSSVILGAPNVLNDKSTLSNGEFSGYIYVKNLDPTKTVKVVYTTDNWATTHEAFATYGGSVNNFKSVESWNYSINVPGATNVKYAISYTTGGQTYWDNNYGHNYEVN encoded by the coding sequence GTGAAAGCAATAAAAAAACTATTTGCTGGATTGATGATGTTTACTCTGATTTTTGGTGTATCCTTTATGGGATCGGCATTTGCCAGCGGTGATGAGGTTAAACTTATTGACTCGGATGTCAGCATTATGTATAAAAATGGATATGTCGGATTCAGCGGGAATATTGATGTTGCGAATCTGGGACCCGTCAAAAATGTTACTGTGCATTACACGACAGATAACACAAATTGGTTTGATACGACTGCGTCTTATGTAGGGCCGACGGATGCAAACCGTGAGAAATGGCATTTCGGCATTTCCAGAACTGGTTCTTCAACAGATCATTTAGAGTTGAAGGATCTGAAATTCATAAAATTCGCTATTAAATACGAAGTGAATAACCAGATTTATTGGGATAACAACGGGGGAGCGAATTATTACAATGAAGTCAATAGTTCATATCCTGTGAGTTCCGTGATTTTGGGAGCACCAAATGTGCTTAATGATAAAAGTACTCTAAGCAATGGTGAATTTAGCGGATATATCTATGTAAAAAACCTGGATCCGACGAAAACAGTAAAAGTAGTGTACACAACAGACAACTGGGCAACGACTCATGAGGCATTCGCTACTTACGGTGGCTCCGTGAATAATTTCAAGAGTGTTGAATCTTGGAACTACAGTATCAATGTTCCGGGTGCCACAAATGTTAAATACGCGATTTCGTATACAACTGGCGGGCAAACGTATTGGGATAATAACTATGGCCATAATTACGAGGTCAACTAA